A window of Sphingobacterium kitahiroshimense genomic DNA:
TGTCCTGGATCAAAAATCATCCCTGGTTAAAAAATACAAAAAGCAAATCGCAATCGAACTCAACCAGCCAGAGGTTGAGTCTGCCGACGAGAAGTTCATCCGCGAATTCATTCTTGAAGTCGAGCGAGATTTGTCAGACTCGACGTTGTCTGTCGAAGTATTAGCCGGAAACATGCACATGACCCGGGTAGGACTTTATAAAAAGATATTAGCCATTACCGGATATTCACCAACAGAATACATCAGGCATATCCGTCTAACAAGAGCCATGCACCTGATACAACATTCCAGTTTATCGCTTTCAGAAATTGCATATGAAGTTGGTTTTAGTAATCCCAAACAATTTACGAAATACTTTAAAGCTACTTTCGGATTTTTACCATCCTATTATCGTAAAAGTCTGTAAATTAAATTATTGTGATTTATTGATAATCTCTGCAGATCTCACCAGTTAACATTAGATACCCTAATTGTTAACATAATACCCCCTCCCGGAAATAACTACTGCGCTATATTTGATCCTACCAATTCAAACGGTAAAAGGGAAATAACCAAAATTAAACCAGTAATTATTTATATATGCAAAACCTAAAGTTTGCTCTGAGCGGTATTATGCTTTTTGCACTTGTCCATAATGGAAATGCGCAAGTGAATAAATCCAATTTTATAAAAACCCAATCAGGTGTCAAGATCAGTTTCAAGGGATCTGAAAGTGCCATTGATCAAGATGTTTATCTGGATGTGATCACGGATAAAATCATCCGCGTCACTGCACTTCCTTATGGAGATCCATTTCCATCACAAGCAAGTTTGGTGGTCGTCGATTCTTTGCAGCGTCAGCTCAAATCCTTTCATGTACAACCAACAGATTCGACGATCGACTTAACAACATCGGATCTTATCGCTAAGGTTTCTTTGGTGAGCGGGAAAGTCGAATTTTTTGATATATCAGGTAAGAGAATTTTTAGTGAATCAAAAAGAAATGCCGATGCATTCATTCCCGATAGCTATAATGGAGATCCTTTTTATCGATTAAATCAAGATTTTATTGTAGACACCGCTGAGGGTATATTTGGACTTGGTCAGCATCAAAATGCGATTATGAATTACAATCGCGGTAAACAGGTGACTTTGTTGCAATATAATACCGAAATTGGAATTCCTTTTTTAGTTTCGACAAACAATTATGGGCTTTTATGGCACAACTATTCCATCACCAAAGCTGGAGATACACGTGCTTTTCTGCCCCTCAATGCATTTAAATTAACTTCTAAAGAGGGCGAGCAAGGGTGGTTGACAGCAACCTATGTGAATAAGCATAAAGATGACGAAGTTTTCCTGTCACGTCCCGAATCAATTATCGAATATAGTTACCTGACTGATCAGCATAAGTTTCCCAAAGATGTCAAACTCGTAGACAGTAAAGTTATCTATGAAGGCCGTATATCTTCTCCCTATTCAGGAAAACATGTGCTCCATTTTAAATACTCGGGTTACATGAAAGTGTGGATTGATGGACAATTGGTCGCTGATCGGTGGAGACAATCCTGGAATGCAGGAACATTTGAAATTGAACAGCAATTTAAACGAGAAGAGGATCATGATATTCGTATAGAATGGTTGCCAGATGGGGGAGAATCTTATTTTACTTTAAATTGGCAAAGCCCTATTCCAGAGCAGCGTAAAAATGTGTTTTCTTTTAACTCTGAAGCCGGTGATGCGATTGATTATTACTTTGTACATGGTCAATCGATGGATGAAGTCGTTTCTGGATATCGCCACGTGTCAGGAAAAGCACCGATTATGCCTTTATGGAGTTTTGGTTACTGGCAAAGTCGCGAACGGTATAAAACGCAAGCGGAGATTGAAAGTGTCGCAACAGAATTTCGAAACCGAAAAATTCCCATTGACAATATCGTACAAGATTGGTCATACTGGTCAGAGCCCGACTGGGGAAGCCAGCAGTTTGATAAGACGCGATTCCCTGATCCAGCAGGGATGATCAAAAAATTACATGATCAAAATTATAAGTTGATGATTTCGGCATGGCCCAAGATCAATGAACAATCTACCGTCTACAAACAGTTCAGCGACAATAAATGGATTTACACCAGAAATATTTATGATGGACGGAAAGACTGGATCGGAAAAGGATATACATCGACTTTTTATGATCCCTTCAATAAAGGAGCACGCGATGGATTTTGGCAATTATTAGACAAAAATCTTTTTCAAATTGGCGTCGATGCCTGGTGGATGGATGCCAGTGAACCTGATATACATTCAAACATCGATCTGAACGAACGCAAATCTGTCTTTCAGCCAAATATCGGATCATCAGTCCGCTATTACAATGCATTTCCACTTCAAAATGCGAAAGGAATCTATGAGGGACAGCGCGAAACAGATCCCAATAAACGTGTATTTATTTTAACACGTTCCTATTTTGCGGGCCAGCAGCGCTATGCGGCTGCAGCTTGGAGTGGCGATATAGCTTCAAGATGGCATGATATGAAGGATCAGATTGCTGCTGGAATCAACTTTTCAATGTCTGGTACGCCTTACTGGACGATGGATGCCGGTGGCTTTTTAGTAGAGAATAGATTTCATAAGCCCAATCCTGCAGATCAGGAAGAATGGCGCGAAATGAATTCCAGATGGTATCAGTATGGCACTTTCCTGCCTATATTCCGCGCTCATGGTCAATTTCCATTTCGCGAACCTTTTAATATAGCGCCAGAAGATCATCCAGCATATAAAAGCATGGTGTATTACATCAATCTGCGCTATAAACTTCTGGCTTACAATTACAGTATAGCCGCAAAGACATTTTTTGAAGACTACTCGATGATTCGTGGATTGGCAATGGACTTTCCCGAAGATCAGAAGGGGTTTAATATTAATGACCAGTACCTGTGGGGACCATCCTTATTGATCAGTCCAGTTACAGAAATGGGAGCCACTTCGAGAG
This region includes:
- a CDS encoding TIM-barrel domain-containing protein, with protein sequence MQNLKFALSGIMLFALVHNGNAQVNKSNFIKTQSGVKISFKGSESAIDQDVYLDVITDKIIRVTALPYGDPFPSQASLVVVDSLQRQLKSFHVQPTDSTIDLTTSDLIAKVSLVSGKVEFFDISGKRIFSESKRNADAFIPDSYNGDPFYRLNQDFIVDTAEGIFGLGQHQNAIMNYNRGKQVTLLQYNTEIGIPFLVSTNNYGLLWHNYSITKAGDTRAFLPLNAFKLTSKEGEQGWLTATYVNKHKDDEVFLSRPESIIEYSYLTDQHKFPKDVKLVDSKVIYEGRISSPYSGKHVLHFKYSGYMKVWIDGQLVADRWRQSWNAGTFEIEQQFKREEDHDIRIEWLPDGGESYFTLNWQSPIPEQRKNVFSFNSEAGDAIDYYFVHGQSMDEVVSGYRHVSGKAPIMPLWSFGYWQSRERYKTQAEIESVATEFRNRKIPIDNIVQDWSYWSEPDWGSQQFDKTRFPDPAGMIKKLHDQNYKLMISAWPKINEQSTVYKQFSDNKWIYTRNIYDGRKDWIGKGYTSTFYDPFNKGARDGFWQLLDKNLFQIGVDAWWMDASEPDIHSNIDLNERKSVFQPNIGSSVRYYNAFPLQNAKGIYEGQRETDPNKRVFILTRSYFAGQQRYAAAAWSGDIASRWHDMKDQIAAGINFSMSGTPYWTMDAGGFLVENRFHKPNPADQEEWREMNSRWYQYGTFLPIFRAHGQFPFREPFNIAPEDHPAYKSMVYYINLRYKLLAYNYSIAAKTFFEDYSMIRGLAMDFPEDQKGFNINDQYLWGPSLLISPVTEMGATSRVIHLPEGRDWYNFYTGKMSQGGQDITAEAAYERMPVFVKAGSILPVGRTIQFTTEQKQDLINLYVYDGADGEFTLYEDEGINYNYEKGQYSRIDMTYDNSTKTLLLADRAGSFAGMLKDRKFNIIFVDPAHGAGIDIQAKKSKMISYSGKTLQVKLK